Proteins encoded within one genomic window of Gimesia sp.:
- a CDS encoding HDOD domain-containing protein codes for MISPEKIWSSDQLPTLPAVAVKLLDLSKDPDTDIKDVIETIKADPAITAKILKASNSSFFGLRSECKGIERAVPLLGTMVVTSLALSFSLSEAAITQGPLKSRYDSYWKQSIIQSAAAELLATRLGNDLKYDSFLIGLLQDIGHLAMLRSIPNDLLPVLEQAETQQRNTSEVETEVLGINHTEVGVKMMERWQMSEQFQIAIEHHHDTFEQLKALQSDPDFNLIIIIAASAAIGDYFCSPNSGLALQRLQQLMAEFYNMPIDDLHGFLEEVKFRFEEAAQIFQVNMDDIESPYEIMAKANEQLVQLTMKAQVDSTQAFARQAAIEEQKVKLESENKQLQSKAIHDPLTKTYNRSYFNEYFEKELHRCARSAQPIGIIFSDIDRFKSLNDTYGHQFGDLVLQRVAKVASESTRRSDVFCRYGGEEFVIMVNNPSENGIHELAERLRKLIENEVIEFEGKRVPVTASLGAVVGIPPRDMTGFGERLIAEADEAMYNSKENGRNQVHVRSIISQEDNELQKLVKRSRFSRWLVTKKIFDIPTISKALLKCPQQETQTKIGELAVNEKLLTSNQVTEILEAQQKNGQRFGEIAIQRQLLTREQVAYLLAIQIEPPIVLGKTLISLEMLQSAETAELVKLYLSEFKASAAPMEERRSEFANS; via the coding sequence ATGATTTCTCCTGAAAAAATCTGGTCGTCGGATCAATTACCTACTCTACCCGCCGTCGCAGTCAAGTTGCTGGACCTGTCTAAGGATCCGGACACTGATATCAAGGATGTCATTGAGACCATCAAGGCAGACCCTGCGATCACAGCCAAAATCCTCAAGGCCAGTAACTCGTCCTTCTTCGGGCTGCGATCCGAGTGTAAGGGTATCGAACGGGCCGTCCCCCTGCTGGGAACCATGGTGGTTACGTCGCTGGCGCTGAGCTTCTCGCTCTCCGAAGCAGCAATCACACAGGGTCCACTGAAATCACGCTACGACTCGTACTGGAAACAATCGATTATCCAGTCCGCTGCCGCCGAGTTATTAGCCACCCGACTGGGCAACGATCTCAAATACGACAGCTTTCTCATCGGACTCCTGCAGGATATCGGGCACCTGGCCATGCTCCGCTCGATCCCCAATGACCTGTTACCTGTGCTCGAACAGGCAGAAACACAGCAGCGTAATACGTCTGAAGTTGAAACTGAAGTCCTGGGAATCAACCATACTGAAGTCGGCGTGAAAATGATGGAACGCTGGCAGATGTCCGAACAGTTCCAGATCGCCATCGAACATCATCATGACACATTCGAACAATTAAAGGCCCTCCAGTCCGATCCTGACTTTAACCTGATCATCATCATCGCTGCATCAGCCGCCATTGGTGATTACTTCTGCTCCCCCAACAGCGGTCTCGCATTACAGCGACTGCAGCAGTTGATGGCAGAGTTCTACAACATGCCCATCGATGATCTGCACGGGTTCCTGGAAGAGGTCAAGTTCCGCTTTGAAGAGGCTGCCCAGATCTTCCAGGTCAATATGGATGACATCGAATCACCTTATGAAATCATGGCCAAAGCCAACGAACAACTGGTGCAGTTGACTATGAAAGCCCAGGTCGATTCCACACAGGCTTTCGCCCGCCAGGCTGCCATCGAAGAGCAGAAGGTGAAACTGGAATCCGAAAACAAACAGCTGCAGAGCAAAGCAATTCACGACCCGCTGACCAAAACCTACAATCGCAGCTACTTCAACGAATACTTCGAAAAAGAACTGCATCGCTGTGCCCGCTCTGCCCAGCCGATCGGAATCATTTTCTCCGACATCGACCGCTTCAAAAGTCTGAACGACACCTACGGCCACCAGTTCGGTGATCTGGTCCTGCAGCGTGTTGCCAAAGTCGCCAGTGAGTCCACACGACGCTCTGATGTCTTCTGCCGCTATGGCGGTGAGGAATTCGTCATCATGGTCAATAATCCCTCTGAAAACGGGATTCATGAACTCGCGGAACGTCTGCGGAAGCTGATCGAAAACGAAGTGATTGAGTTCGAAGGCAAACGCGTACCCGTTACCGCCAGTTTGGGTGCCGTGGTTGGTATCCCTCCTCGCGACATGACCGGCTTCGGAGAACGCCTGATCGCAGAAGCGGATGAGGCCATGTATAATTCGAAAGAGAATGGCCGCAACCAGGTTCACGTACGCTCGATCATCAGCCAGGAAGACAATGAACTGCAGAAACTGGTCAAACGCAGCCGCTTCAGTCGCTGGCTGGTTACCAAGAAAATCTTTGATATCCCGACCATTTCCAAAGCACTCTTGAAGTGCCCCCAACAGGAAACACAGACGAAAATCGGTGAACTGGCAGTCAATGAAAAACTGCTGACCAGTAACCAGGTCACAGAGATACTCGAGGCACAGCAGAAAAATGGACAGCGATTCGGGGAAATCGCCATTCAGAGGCAGCTGCTCACCCGCGAGCAGGTGGCTTATCTACTCGCGATACAGATCGAACCGCCGATCGTTCTGGGGAAAACGCTGATCTCGCTGGAAATGCTGCAAAGTGCAGAGACAGCGGAACTGGTAAAGCTGTACCTGTCGGAATTTAAAGCCAGTGCGGCTCCGATGGAAGAACGCCGCAGTGAATTCGCAAATTCATAA
- a CDS encoding SGNH/GDSL hydrolase family protein — protein sequence MKYPKISYQLIRLAAVCLLLQATTLLSAQEAEQQTHQAPLSKMELQTGDSIVFLGDSITHQCLYTQYVEDFFYTRYPKMRLKFHNAGVGGARAWDALARFDRDVAAYHPKYVTVLLGMNDGRYQPFNDEIFKTYYDDMKELISKIEGIGATPILMTPTMFDARAARMGKRPRDPASVELYNSVLAYYGTWLREVAAESGFGFVDMYGPLNNITIAERQKNPQFTIIRDAVHPDAPGQVVMAFALLSDMNVQRQVSRITVSKKTNGEATSTARGGKLSDLTFSDDGVSFTWQADSLPWVVPAEAKLGAELTKLGHRMSQESLSIHDLPPGRYELSIDGEVVGQYSNTTLARHVELQGNPKTPQYQQAMQVALLNKERNEGPVKNKRNTWRVFQVYARMKRELDAQGDQKDEKSVAKLAELDKRLADQDRVIQESEAAAKALEDKIYEINQPEARKYVLKKVTAAKKK from the coding sequence ATGAAATATCCTAAGATCAGCTATCAACTGATCCGTCTGGCAGCAGTCTGTCTGTTGCTCCAGGCAACTACGCTTTTATCCGCTCAGGAAGCGGAACAGCAGACGCATCAGGCGCCGCTGTCCAAGATGGAATTGCAGACCGGCGATTCCATTGTCTTCCTGGGAGACAGTATTACGCACCAGTGTCTCTACACCCAGTATGTAGAAGATTTCTTTTACACCCGTTATCCGAAAATGCGTCTGAAGTTTCATAATGCAGGCGTGGGTGGCGCCAGGGCCTGGGATGCCCTGGCTCGTTTTGACCGGGACGTCGCCGCCTATCATCCCAAGTATGTGACAGTGCTGCTGGGAATGAACGACGGCCGCTATCAGCCCTTCAACGATGAGATTTTCAAGACCTACTACGATGACATGAAAGAGCTGATCAGCAAGATTGAAGGCATTGGTGCGACTCCGATCCTGATGACGCCAACCATGTTCGATGCCCGGGCGGCCCGCATGGGAAAACGCCCGCGAGATCCGGCTTCGGTAGAGCTGTATAACTCGGTTCTGGCGTACTATGGAACCTGGCTGCGTGAAGTTGCTGCCGAATCAGGCTTCGGGTTTGTGGACATGTACGGACCGTTGAATAACATCACGATTGCGGAACGTCAGAAAAATCCTCAGTTCACGATCATCAGGGACGCCGTGCATCCCGATGCTCCGGGACAGGTCGTGATGGCGTTTGCCCTGTTGTCTGACATGAACGTGCAACGACAGGTTTCGCGAATCACCGTCAGTAAAAAAACCAACGGTGAGGCCACTTCGACAGCGCGAGGCGGTAAATTGTCTGATCTGACATTTTCAGACGACGGCGTCTCCTTTACCTGGCAGGCCGACAGCCTGCCCTGGGTAGTGCCCGCTGAAGCGAAGCTGGGTGCAGAGTTGACGAAACTGGGGCATCGCATGAGTCAGGAATCGCTGTCGATCCATGACCTGCCCCCCGGCCGGTATGAACTGTCTATCGATGGAGAAGTGGTGGGACAATACTCCAACACGACCCTGGCCCGACATGTTGAACTGCAGGGAAATCCCAAGACGCCTCAGTACCAGCAGGCGATGCAGGTCGCGTTGTTGAACAAGGAACGCAATGAGGGCCCCGTGAAAAACAAACGCAACACCTGGCGGGTGTTCCAGGTGTATGCACGGATGAAGCGGGAACTGGACGCTCAGGGCGATCAGAAGGATGAAAAATCGGTGGCAAAGCTGGCAGAGCTCGATAAACGCCTGGCCGACCAGGATCGTGTGATCCAGGAGAGTGAAGCAGCTGCGAAAGCCCTCGAAGATAAGATCTATGAGATCAATCAGCCTGAGGCCCGGAAGTATGTCCTGAAGAAGGTGACCGCTGCTAAGAAAAAGTAA
- a CDS encoding DUF1572 family protein: protein MSPSADDLAREAIREFQHLLAQSLRKIRHCLGQLKQEQIWWRPEPGLNSIGNLILHLSGNLNQWAVAGITGAQDERQREAEFQAESSHNREELLSLLEQSVERASAVFQTLSAADLLESRTIQGFSVSVLGAIAHTVPHFVGHSHQIIYLTRLQLRETYQFDWSPDADRNSVPI, encoded by the coding sequence ATGTCACCCTCGGCAGACGATCTGGCCCGGGAAGCGATTCGCGAATTCCAGCACCTGCTCGCGCAGTCGTTGCGTAAAATCCGTCACTGTCTGGGCCAGTTGAAGCAGGAGCAGATCTGGTGGCGTCCGGAGCCGGGCCTCAACAGCATCGGAAACCTGATTCTGCATCTGTCCGGGAATCTCAATCAATGGGCGGTGGCTGGCATTACTGGAGCCCAGGATGAGCGGCAGCGGGAGGCTGAGTTTCAGGCCGAATCGAGCCACAATCGCGAAGAACTGTTGTCTTTGCTGGAACAGAGCGTAGAACGTGCGAGTGCGGTCTTCCAGACGCTGTCTGCTGCTGACTTACTGGAATCGCGGACGATCCAGGGATTTTCCGTCTCCGTGCTGGGGGCCATTGCTCATACGGTGCCTCATTTTGTCGGGCATTCGCACCAGATCATTTATCTGACCCGGCTGCAACTGAGGGAAACATACCAGTTCGACTGGTCTCCCGATGCAGATCGCAATAGCGTGCCGATTTGA
- a CDS encoding ROK family transcriptional regulator, translated as MNVRKVLEVIQSQGTLTRADVMRCSGISAPTVSKAVSALLDAGLLEERETAEFSVGRPGKLLQLPRFSAQVIGVVLDWDYCSIVASGLDGFLHEEKLDQFKTPSSYEDLINIISQKIMDLVKKEEIPALGVGITVPGLVNSNDGRIFLASNLHIVDGQAPAVDIAAKTNLECILVQKSTSLCLSEKTYGAGQDLEDFISLDVTSGFGMGAFTGGQLLDGQHGLAGEIAHITVEPQGGRVCGCGNQGCLETVATDMALTHYVSKRVGKELDFDAIKELVKQGELDITPELDRTIEFLGIGVAAAINIFNPSNIFISSRLFDLQDDVFSRMCELAKNRALKPSSSSCEIERSKGNKYLGAVAGIINHLANGLGPRLT; from the coding sequence ATGAACGTTCGTAAGGTTTTGGAAGTTATCCAGAGCCAGGGAACATTAACTCGCGCTGATGTCATGCGTTGTTCTGGAATCAGTGCTCCTACTGTTTCCAAGGCGGTAAGTGCCCTGCTGGATGCGGGGTTGCTTGAGGAACGTGAGACAGCGGAATTTTCGGTGGGGCGTCCCGGTAAGCTGTTACAGTTACCTCGCTTCAGTGCCCAGGTGATTGGTGTGGTTCTGGACTGGGACTATTGTTCGATCGTGGCCTCCGGTCTGGATGGTTTTTTGCACGAAGAAAAGCTCGATCAGTTCAAAACCCCTTCATCGTATGAAGATCTGATTAATATCATTTCCCAGAAAATCATGGACCTGGTTAAGAAGGAAGAAATTCCTGCCCTGGGTGTGGGAATCACCGTGCCCGGTCTGGTTAACAGCAATGATGGTCGCATCTTCCTCGCGTCCAACCTGCACATTGTAGATGGTCAGGCACCGGCTGTGGATATTGCCGCGAAGACCAATCTGGAATGTATTCTGGTGCAGAAATCCACCTCGTTGTGTCTCTCTGAAAAAACCTACGGTGCCGGCCAGGATCTGGAAGACTTCATCAGCCTGGACGTGACATCCGGTTTCGGTATGGGTGCCTTTACCGGCGGCCAGCTGCTGGATGGTCAACATGGTCTGGCGGGAGAAATCGCTCACATCACCGTCGAACCCCAGGGAGGACGTGTCTGTGGTTGTGGTAACCAGGGCTGCCTGGAAACCGTCGCGACCGATATGGCATTGACTCATTATGTTTCGAAGCGGGTTGGTAAAGAACTCGACTTTGATGCAATCAAAGAACTCGTGAAGCAGGGCGAGCTTGATATCACTCCGGAACTGGACCGTACGATTGAGTTCCTGGGAATCGGGGTGGCGGCTGCGATCAACATTTTCAATCCCTCAAATATCTTCATTTCCTCGCGGCTGTTTGATCTGCAGGACGATGTCTTCAGCAGAATGTGTGAACTGGCCAAGAATCGGGCTTTGAAACCTTCTTCCAGCTCCTGCGAGATTGAACGCTCAAAAGGGAATAAGTACCTGGGCGCTGTTGCCGGTATTATTAACCATCTGGCAAACGGTCTGGGACCGCGGCTGACCTAG
- a CDS encoding sodium:proton antiporter, whose product MNLIADTYAQLEATSFVATTEQPHEEHHGHAEPPAFYSVIPFAALLLCIAFLPLIHKTEEWWEHNKNRFLVAVSLGLVTLLYYTFLYGHGVVDHGTHEMSAPGIPAAIVVLKNAILGEYIPFIALLFSLYVISGGIAFNGHLVGRPILNTGILAIGGAIASFIGTTGAAMLLIRPLLKANAKRDYVAHTVIFFIFVVCNTGGCLLPIGDPPLFLGFLRGVPFTWTLSLWPEWLAMNGMLLAVYFAFDTIRYRKENKARVEAVPEDPEPFALKGGINFLWLLLVIFCVALLDPSKTVPGTNWSAPHFFREGCMFALAGISLLTTSKSIREQNSFNYEAIVEVAALFVGIFICMQAPVQILNVYGASLGIDSPAKFYWATGTLSSFLDNAPTYVVFFETAKSAGGSPPMVAGVSEIELVAISLGAVFMGAMTYIGNGPNFMVKAIAEKNNIRMPSFFGYMFYSCLFLLPLSILLTIFFL is encoded by the coding sequence ATGAACTTAATCGCTGATACATACGCGCAACTGGAAGCAACCTCTTTTGTGGCCACGACTGAACAACCGCACGAGGAACATCATGGCCATGCCGAACCTCCCGCCTTTTATAGTGTAATTCCGTTCGCCGCCCTGTTGCTCTGTATTGCCTTTCTACCACTGATCCATAAAACGGAAGAGTGGTGGGAACACAACAAAAACCGGTTTCTGGTCGCGGTCAGCCTGGGTCTGGTGACCCTGCTCTATTATACATTCCTGTATGGACACGGCGTCGTCGATCACGGCACGCACGAGATGTCAGCTCCGGGGATTCCTGCTGCCATCGTCGTCCTCAAGAACGCGATTCTCGGGGAATACATACCCTTCATCGCCCTCTTGTTTTCCCTGTATGTCATCAGTGGGGGCATCGCCTTCAACGGTCATCTGGTCGGACGACCGATTCTGAATACAGGCATCCTCGCCATCGGTGGTGCGATCGCCAGCTTCATCGGCACGACCGGCGCCGCCATGCTCCTGATCCGCCCTCTGCTGAAAGCGAATGCCAAACGCGACTATGTGGCACACACGGTCATATTTTTCATTTTTGTGGTCTGCAACACCGGCGGCTGTCTGCTCCCGATTGGAGACCCGCCCCTGTTCCTGGGCTTTTTAAGAGGCGTTCCCTTCACCTGGACGCTGTCGCTCTGGCCGGAGTGGCTCGCCATGAATGGGATGCTGCTGGCCGTCTATTTTGCCTTCGACACCATCCGCTATCGCAAAGAAAACAAAGCCCGGGTGGAAGCCGTTCCGGAAGATCCTGAACCCTTCGCACTTAAAGGAGGCATTAACTTCCTCTGGCTGCTGCTGGTCATCTTCTGCGTCGCACTGCTGGATCCCTCCAAAACAGTTCCCGGCACCAACTGGAGTGCACCTCACTTTTTCCGTGAAGGCTGCATGTTTGCCCTGGCAGGCATTTCCCTGCTCACAACTTCAAAAAGTATTCGCGAGCAGAACTCCTTCAATTACGAGGCCATCGTCGAAGTCGCTGCCCTCTTCGTCGGTATTTTTATCTGCATGCAGGCTCCCGTACAGATCCTGAATGTCTATGGTGCCTCGCTGGGCATTGATTCCCCTGCGAAGTTCTACTGGGCCACAGGCACGCTCTCCAGCTTCCTGGACAACGCTCCGACCTATGTCGTCTTCTTTGAAACGGCCAAATCTGCGGGCGGCAGTCCTCCCATGGTGGCCGGCGTCAGTGAAATCGAACTGGTTGCCATCAGTTTGGGAGCCGTCTTCATGGGAGCCATGACCTATATCGGCAATGGTCCCAACTTCATGGTCAAAGCGATCGCTGAAAAGAACAACATTCGCATGCCCAGCTTCTTTGGCTATATGTTTTACAGTTGTCTGTTTCTGTTACCACTTTCAATTCTGCTGACGATTTTCTTCCTGTAA